The nucleotide sequence TCCATGCAGGGGACGCTCCGCGACATCACCCTCGCCGGAGAGGCGACAGGGCGCACTGCAGAGGCGGCCGATCTGAAGACGTCCATGCAGACGCGGATCGACGCCGTGACCGCAGCCGTCGGGACGACCACCGAGCGCCCGAGCGTGATGCATGCCGTCTGGTACGACCCCATCTGGGTGAGCGGCAATGCCACCTTCCAGAACGAACTCATCACCCTTGTCGGCGGGAAGAACGCATTTCCCGACGTTGAAGGCTGGCAGATTGTCACCCTGGAGCGGTTCATCACCACCAATCCCGACATCATCCTGGTAAACTCGGGGACAGGGATGGGAGAGAGCGGGAACGACCTGATCTATAGGTATTTCATGAACGAGCCACGCTTTGCAAAGATGAAGGCCGTGCAGGACGACCGGGTGTACATCGTCAGTTCAGACATCATCGACCGCGGCGGCCCGCGGATCGTCGACGCCCTCGAAGAGGTCGCCGCCGCTATCCACCCCGAACTCTTCCCTGACGCCGCGGCAGCCGCACCCACAACCGCCGCACCGGCGCCGGGGTTCGGCGCCGGCGCCGGCATGATTGCACTTTTCGGGGCCTGCATCCTCCTCCGGAGGCGGGGATGAGGGGGCTGGCGTTCTTCATCGCCGCCCTCTTTTTTGCTGGGATGGCGGGCACGGCAATGGCAGGGCCGTCCTTTGAACCCGTGTGGGAAAAAACATTTTCAGATACCGTCAAAGATGTCGCCATCTCGGCAGACGGATCGACGGTTGCCGCCCGTACCGATTCCACTCTCCATTGTTACACTGCCGACGGCGCACTGCTCTGGGAGGTGCCGGGCGGCCATGGCCGGCACCTCGGGATATCAGGGGACGGTTCCCTTGTTGCCGTCGACGGGGAAGACCTCAGGGCATATGACGGCACAGGCGCCAGGGTATTCAGACATACAAACGGCTACTTTGCCCTCGGTGTCGGGATCTCCCCTGACGGTTCCTGCATTGCCGGGGGCTTCGACAATGAAAGCCTGGTGCTCTTCAGGAAAAACGCCGTCGGTGTTTTTCTGCCGTCATGGTCGGTCCGGACCGACGATGACATCGTCACCCTGGACCTCGCCGACAACGCTACGTCCCTCGTGGCAGGGACAAAAAACGGCATGGTCCTCAGATACGCGGGTGACGGAAGACTGCTATGGCGCTATGGCACGGGGAGCAGCAGTCTCTCCTGCTCTGTCACAGGCGACGGGTCATATATTGCCGTCGGTGCCGATCACGGCGTGGCCTCCTGCATCAACAGGAACGGCAACCTTCTCTGG is from Methanofollis sp. and encodes:
- a CDS encoding PQQ-binding-like beta-propeller repeat protein → MRGLAFFIAALFFAGMAGTAMAGPSFEPVWEKTFSDTVKDVAISADGSTVAARTDSTLHCYTADGALLWEVPGGHGRHLGISGDGSLVAVDGEDLRAYDGTGARVFRHTNGYFALGVGISPDGSCIAGGFDNESLVLFRKNAVGVFLPSWSVRTDDDIVTLDLADNATSLVAGTKNGMVLRYAGDGRLLWRYGTGSSSLSCSVTGDGSYIAVGADHGVASCINRNGNLLWTTVSGDRLPGVGVAGEGALIAVGGEGIVLNSPGGEVLSTVIDTPAHALAISGDGKRIVAAGEGKRVTLYQAREETPGIETATMPATPPMTDSQETAPAEPEAARSPLGACSAIIAIFTAMYGMRRH